The DNA segment CAAATCGTTTATCCGTCGGATCCAAGTCACCGTTGAGGGATGCATCGATGATTTCCGCGATCGTGGGAACGACGCCGGCCGCGGCATCCACAAACGCATCTAGTCGATCGGTCTGCGGTTGCTCCAGCTGAGCCTGGAATGCAGCGGCCGCTTGCTCGATCGCCTGGTCCGAAGTGTTTTGTTGCTGCAGTGCGTCGCGCAGCGCCGCAACCGCAAGTTCCGAATCAGGCATCTGCCATTCCGCTTTTCGCTCCAGACTATCGGCCGCCGAAGCAACGTTGCCAACCAGCCCGCAACTGAAAAGGCTTAGCGATATCGCAACCATACATGTTGCTGCAATCGCCGAACGGAATGGTTGGGGATGGGCCGTCTTCGATTCGCAGAACCGAGCGACAATCCTGCTACCGCCACGAATGGTTCGCGAGATCCTAAGCCGAGTGAGCGTTTTAAATGGTTCGATCATCTTGGTTCTCATGGACGGCAATTCGAAAAATAGGCGAAGCGGTTTCTGAGTGCGGGATGGCTACTGATTTCGTTTCAGGACCAAGTCCCGAGTGATGGAGTACAGACGGTTTTGTCGCTCCGCTAGGCCCTGCAGCAATGTTCTGATTTCGGCGGTCGGAGCCCCGTTATCGGTTTGCAACATGGCATCGTAGCGTTCGGTGGTCCCTTTGACGCGAGTCTGCATCGTCCGAATCAATTTTAGTTCGGCGAGGGATTCGACCAACGGTTGTTCGCCTTGTTGCCCTTGTTGTGGTTGCTCCCCCTGTTGTTCCTGTTTCTTTTTCTCTTCAAGATCTTTCTGAGCTTTTTGGAGTGCACCGATCATCTCTTCCAGGGCGGCAAGCACGTCTTCTTGAATTCCCTGGGTGACGACATCGATTTTCGATTGAGCCAGGCGATCCACGACGGTTTGCATGTCGCCGCGTATTTGTTGGACCACTTCTGGGAACGCGACGCTGGACCCCTCTTCGCGCAACAGCAGCATGGCTCGGTCAGCCTCCATGACAATCTGTTTTTCTTCGTTTGCCAGGTTGCCCGCTTTTAGGTCCGTTTGACGGTCGCGATCGGCAAGCGGGATCGCCGCCAGTTCACGGTTCTTTTCCAGGACGGCCGACTGCATCTGTGCCATTTTACGTAAACGGCTCTCCAGTCGAGCGAGTTCGCGTTGCATTTCTTCTTCGCGTAATTGGCGAAGGATTTTCTCTAATTGATCGATCGCTTGGCGGATCTCTTCTTCGGCTTGTCGTTGTTTTTCGGTTGCTTGTTCCCGTTTCGCTTCTTCCAGAGCCTTTTCGGCTTCCTTCATTCTCTCGAGGGCTTTTTCCAATTGCTTCTGCGCACTCTGTTGAGGGGACTGAGGCTTGGATTCAGTTTTGGGAGATTCGGGTTGCTCTCCTTCTTGCGGCTTTTGGCTTTGACTTTGGGATTGCTGGGCCTGTTTGGCATCCTGCAGTTCTTTTGCTGCCTTGTCCGATTCGGCTGCAGCCTGTTTGGCGTCCGCTTCGGCCTTAGCTTTTTTCTCGGCAGCCTTTTGGGCAGCGGCTTTCTGCTCGGCTGCTTTTTGATCGCTGGATTGTTTTTCTGAAGCGTTTTGATCGCCTTCGCTTGCTTGGCTCTCTTGCTTGTCTTGGTCCTGTTTCGCTTCGGCTTCGGATTTCGCCTGCTCAGCTTTTTCCGCAGCGGCTTCGGCTTTCTTGACCATCTCGGCTAGTTCTTCAGCTTCCTTCTGTTTCGCTTTCTTTTCCGCTTCACTCATCTTTTCAGTCGCTTCTTCAGCCCCCTCTTCAAGCGCTTCTTCAGCGGCGGGATCCAATTCTTTGTTTTGCTCTGCCATTTCTTTTTGCAGCGCTTCGGCCGCTTTGGCGATGTCGCTTTGTTCGGATTCGACCGATTTCAGTTCGGCGCCGTTTTCTGTTCGAGCTCGAGTCCCCCGCTGCCGTCGTTCCTGACGTTTTAGATCTTTGATCCAATTGCTGATCCGTTCTTTTTCATCCCGGATTCTTTGCGGACGATCTTCGGTCAGCAGCAATTTCAGCAAAGCAGCCATCTGCTCGTTGGCGGCCTGTTGGTCGGTAATGGCCTGTTGAAATTTTTGGCTCCGGAGGGCATCGGAGGCCGAATTCATTCGTTCCAGAATGAAAGTGTCTCGTGATTGCTTGGCGGCTCGCCGCAGCAATGCCGCACGTTCGGGGTTCTCGGTGACTTCGACCTCGGCCAGCCGAAGAAGTAGTTCTTCCAGCCGTTGGTAACGTTCGGAGACTTGCGTTTGGCGATCGGGAAGGGGAACGTTTTGAAGCGCTTCGCCGGTTTTCGCTGGCTGGGCAGCGGCCGGCGATGGCACAGCGGTCCACAGCACTGTTGTCAGTGTCAGCAGGCAAAGTAGGGAAGCAGCCGCTCTATCGAACATGTTCATTCTCCTGACACTATTCGTTGAACAGGTTTCGGATACGTTCGGTCCGCTCCTGTTCGGTATCTTCGATCAGTCCTTCCTGAGCTTCAATCAATGACCGGACGAGGTCCAGAATTTCATTGTAGCTTTCTAAGTCTAGCATTTTCTCTAAAATCGCCGTCAAATCGAGCAGGGTTTGATCGGCGGTTGCGACCGCGAGGGCTGTTTGATCTTGCCCTGTAGAGGGGTCGGCGATCCGTTCTTCGATTCCTGTGATTTGTTCGCCCAGAAGTTCCAGAGGTCCCGAAATGACCTTTCGCAGGGGCTGAGCCACCGCGGCGGAAAGCCTGGATCGACGGTCTGGCGAGTCGACTCGGTTGTTGACCATTTCTTCAAGGATGTTTTCGACTCCCGAAGCCAAACCTTGCAGTTCTTCGCTGGTCTTTGTTGTTTGGAGGGCCGTCTGTTGAATTCGCAGGCGGAGGACCTGTTCGGCCCGTTCGGGCGTGTCGGTTGAAGTGTCGGACCATCCCTCCCGTCGCAGCAGGTCTAAGGTATCACGCAACGACCGCGTTTCGTTGATCGCTTGTTCAAGCCGCGCCCGCAAGCCAAGCTCACGCCGCTCCAGCATCGCAAGCAATTCATCCGGCGTCACAATCTGCAGACGGTAGACTTCCGAACGGGCCAGATGAGGAGGTCCCAAGTCATACGCATCGCTCGTTTCAGCAAACACGTTGATCGCCGAACCGGGTTGTAGCGGAGTCAGACGGCCAGAATCGACAAGGGAACGCAGGTCGATTTCCGCAGCGAAAACGCCCTCTCGATCGATGGAAATCGGCATCGTCGTCGGTTGCGTCTGAGTTTCTTGGTCGGAGACTTCAACGACGGAGACTTCGGAGGTGGTGATTCCATAGTCATCGGTAATCGTTCCTCGCAGAGGAATGTTCGCCATTTTGGTCACCGCCAAATCGATCCCTTTTAGCCGCATCTCGATTTCGGGAGGGTTATCGTTGATGACGCCCAGGAAGTATCGGAAAGGCGTTTGCGAGGTCAGCCCTTCTTTGTCAATCGGAACAACGACCACTTTGGTCGATTGTCGCAGGTCATGGATCGTGAACCGAAACGAAAGGTCATCCTCGGCAAATTCAACGATTGGATTAACAACCACTTCATCGCCGACGGTAATCGCAACTT comes from the Roseimaritima multifibrata genome and includes:
- a CDS encoding coiled-coil domain-containing protein; protein product: MFDRAAASLLCLLTLTTVLWTAVPSPAAAQPAKTGEALQNVPLPDRQTQVSERYQRLEELLLRLAEVEVTENPERAALLRRAAKQSRDTFILERMNSASDALRSQKFQQAITDQQAANEQMAALLKLLLTEDRPQRIRDEKERISNWIKDLKRQERRQRGTRARTENGAELKSVESEQSDIAKAAEALQKEMAEQNKELDPAAEEALEEGAEEATEKMSEAEKKAKQKEAEELAEMVKKAEAAAEKAEQAKSEAEAKQDQDKQESQASEGDQNASEKQSSDQKAAEQKAAAQKAAEKKAKAEADAKQAAAESDKAAKELQDAKQAQQSQSQSQKPQEGEQPESPKTESKPQSPQQSAQKQLEKALERMKEAEKALEEAKREQATEKQRQAEEEIRQAIDQLEKILRQLREEEMQRELARLESRLRKMAQMQSAVLEKNRELAAIPLADRDRQTDLKAGNLANEEKQIVMEADRAMLLLREEGSSVAFPEVVQQIRGDMQTVVDRLAQSKIDVVTQGIQEDVLAALEEMIGALQKAQKDLEEKKKQEQQGEQPQQGQQGEQPLVESLAELKLIRTMQTRVKGTTERYDAMLQTDNGAPTAEIRTLLQGLAERQNRLYSITRDLVLKRNQ
- a CDS encoding PX domain-containing protein — encoded protein: MADPHSERQLDSRLTSLLGQLRSQVRRYIVWDSLLAILAVLLSAFWLGLLFDYVPVLLGGTEMPRSARVVLLLGVAVVIAYLVVKLLVGRLNRSLPDDSLALLLERHHPELGGSLITTVQLHAPSRQGDAHTPEMLQRVGEQAVARIGDVQLGKVFRWQPIQHKVMLVAPLLLAVLVLLIARPHVFQQGAARLLLLTDAAWPRQADLQMVGMEIPRVTALDDDSEAAKSIAFENKIARLPRGANANLRIQARADGAVVPDNCTLYYRTADGARGQANMRRVGRVVDGMQDFVLDGPPLSGIAGDLTFSVRGLDDRLDGYKIEIVPPPAVTSLQILAQSPPYLRADREGTSADLTTEYQPGLRLREGADVTLVATSSKPLSGTEVAITVGDEVVVNPIVEFAEDDLSFRFTIHDLRQSTKVVVVPIDKEGLTSQTPFRYFLGVINDNPPEIEMRLKGIDLAVTKMANIPLRGTITDDYGITTSEVSVVEVSDQETQTQPTTMPISIDREGVFAAEIDLRSLVDSGRLTPLQPGSAINVFAETSDAYDLGPPHLARSEVYRLQIVTPDELLAMLERRELGLRARLEQAINETRSLRDTLDLLRREGWSDTSTDTPERAEQVLRLRIQQTALQTTKTSEELQGLASGVENILEEMVNNRVDSPDRRSRLSAAVAQPLRKVISGPLELLGEQITGIEERIADPSTGQDQTALAVATADQTLLDLTAILEKMLDLESYNEILDLVRSLIEAQEGLIEDTEQERTERIRNLFNE